The nucleotide window CTGCCTTGGCGTTCTTCATGTCTTCAACATTCTTTTTTTGCACCTCAACGAAGAGATCGAGTTTCTGCAAACCCCTTATTATCCCACCACAGCAAAGTGCATTTTCTCTGTCGTATTTTCTCTCAACCCTCTCAACTCCCAAAAGCTCAAAGATCTTGTCCAAGTAATGCTCCTTTTGTGGCGTTAATCTTGTAGAGCAGTTCCTCTGATATGCAATTCTAACGTTCAAAGGCTTTATTTCGTCTTTTAGCTCCTTAAGTCTGTTGTATAGATACTCGAATAAATGGACTGGACGGAATGGAACCTTAATTTCATAAGCATCCGCATAAGAAGTGAAAGTTGAGTAGCATTCGTCGTGGAAAAATACAACTTCCTTGAAGCCGTGGCTTGCAATGTTTTCTATGATCTTTGGCAGTCTTTCCCTGATCAGCGAGGGTTTTCCAAAGTGCAAATAGACAAGGTTGCAGAAAAAGTGCCTCCCAAGCACAATAGAAACGCCTTGGAAAAGCTTTCCACGGATTGAGT belongs to Archaeoglobaceae archaeon and includes:
- a CDS encoding (Fe-S)-binding protein, which translates into the protein MQSQNFVLKFQKELCETCPTYDCLTRCQYLNIDTKTAEREIRKLLNGEDSFVLHECVTCYACEEYCKRGNHPFYLITDLQEKKGILPAPKPIVKQWVNLGIPDKKDIPHFYGAEEPVISLCLFPDFVNSIRGKLFQGVSIVLGRHFFCNLVYLHFGKPSLIRERLPKIIENIASHGFKEVVFFHDECYSTFTSYADAYEIKVPFRPVHLFEYLYNRLKELKDEIKPLNVRIAYQRNCSTRLTPQKEHYLDKIFELLGVERVERKYDRENALCCGGIIRGLQKLDLFVEVQKKNVEDMKNAKAEYCVFNCPACYSSLAERVRKEGIKPIMLHQLCKLALREEPR